Genomic DNA from Methanosarcina sp. MTP4:
TCTCAAAGGGTTTCTTCTCCACAAAAGGAAGAAAAGGCAGGAAAATGGTGGTTATCGACGTCAGGAAGACCGACACCGCAAAGCTTGCCGACAAATATGTGGAAATCGAACAGGGAAGCGACCTGCTCCTTATCACTGCACTCAGGTCCGCAGTTAACGGGCATGAAGACGTAATCCCCGAAACCGTCGCAGGCATTTCAAAAGAAGAAATCCTGGAACTTGCCGAGAACCTGAAAAACGCCCAGTTCTCCTGCATCTTCTTCGGCATGGGAGTCACACAGTCCCGCTCCAAGTACAAGAACGGAGATGGGGTCTCCTCCCTGATCTCAGACCTGAACCAGCACACCAAATCCGTCATGATCGGAATGCGCGGACACTACAACGTTACCGGTTTCGGACAGGTCGCAACCTGGGAGACCGGCTTCCCCATGGCAATTGACTTTGCAAGGGGCTTCCCCTATTATAACCCCGGAGAGACCGGAGCAAACGATGTCCTGGTGCGCGAAGAAGCGGATGCGGCAATAATCTCTGCCGCAGACCCCGGAGCACACTTCCCACAAAAAGCTGTCAGGCACCTGGCAAAAATCCCCGTTATCCAGATCGACCCGTACGCCAACCCAACAACCGAAATTGCCGATGTGGTGATTCCTGCGGCAGTTGTAGGGATTGAAGCTGAGGGGACAGCCTACAGGATGGACGCAATTCCTCTCCGCATGAAAAAACTTATTGATACGGAATTCAAGACCGACGAGCAAATCGCAAAAGACCTGATTGCAAAGGTCAGGGAACTCAAGGAAGGTGCATGAGAATGTCGGAAATCCTTATTAAAAACGCAAACGTTTGCGACCCTGCACAGGGCATTAACTGTGAAACCATGGACCTCTGCATAAGGGACGGCAAAATAGTTGAAAGCGTCTCGGAAAGCGCAAAGGTCATTGATGCCGCAGGCAGGCTCACCATGGCAGGGGGCTTTGACGGGCACACCCACAGCGCAGGGAAGATCAACGTAGGGCGCTTTATGAACCCTAACGATGCAAGGAGAACCCTGGTGCCGGGACTCTCAGGCCCAGAAGCAATGACCGAAAAGACAAGGGCACAGGTCGGGTACAACACACCCAATACCTATGCAATCGGGTACAGGTACGCAAAACTCGGGTACACAACCATCTGTGAAGCCGCAATCCCGATGCTTGCCGCAAGGCACACCCACGAGGAATTCAAAGAAATCCCCATCCTGGACAAAATGGGGCTCTCTCTTTTCGGGAGCAACTGGCAGGTAATGGAGTACATCCGGGACAAGGAACCGGAAAAGCTGGCAGCCTATGTGGCCTGGGGCCTGAAAGCCTCCAGGGGCTATGGGGTAAAGATCGTAAACGCAGGCGGAGGAGAAGCCTGGGGCTGGGGTAAGAACGTAAGCGGACTTTATGACCCTGTCCCGAACTTCGACGTAACCCCTGCAGAGATCCTGATGGGGCTTGCCGAAGCAAATGAGAAACTGCAGCTCCCCCACTCCGTGCATGTGCACTGCAACAACCTGGGAAAGCCCGGCAACTATGAGACCACCATCGAGACCATGAAAATGTTCGAGAAGGTGAAGCCAGTCGTGGACAGGCAGGCCCTCCACGTAACCCATGTCCAGTTCAACGCTTACGCCGGGACCTCCTGGCGGGACTTCGAGACGGGAGCCCCGATGGTCGCAGACTACCTGAACGGTGCGAACCACCTGACTTTCGACCTTGGACAGGTCATTTTCGGCCCTGCAGTAACCATGACTGCCGACGGCCCTGTGGAGTATGCAAACTCCCGGATGCTGCACGAAAAGTGGAGCAATCAGGATATCGAGCTGGAAGATGCTTCGGGTGTTGTGCCCCTTTCATATTCCCCCAAGAGCTTCATAAACGCAGTTCAGTGGGCAATAGGGATCGAACTGGCCCTGCTCGTAGAAGACCCCTGGAAGATCATGTTCACCACTGACAGCCCGAACGGCGGCTCCTTCGTGAACTACCCTGAAGCTTTCACCTACCTGATGAGCGCAAAGAAGAGGGAGCAGGTCATCTCCGGCTTCGGCAAGATGGCACTGGACAGAATGGTGCTCCCCGGACTCGACAGGGAACTGAGTTTCTATGAACTTGCGATTATGACCAGGAGCATGCAGTCGAAGATGTACAGCAGGCCTGAGAAAGGAAACCTCAAGGTAGGTTCCGATGCAGACGTTGCCATCTATGACATCATCACCAGCGACATTGACCCCTCCGTTGAGCACGAGAAGGTCAAGCAGGCCTTTAGCGGCGCTGCATACACCCTGAAAGATGGAAAGGTCGTCGTCAAGGATGGAAAAATCGAAGCCACCCCGATGGGCAGGACCTATTGGGTGAATGCAAAAGTTCCGGCAGATATCGA
This window encodes:
- a CDS encoding formylmethanofuran dehydrogenase subunit B; translated protein: MPVIKDAVCSLCGSLCDDITVTVEDNKITKIENACILGHSKFVGMFEHDRIENPMIRKDGELVPVPYEEAIEAAAKILVNSRRTLSYGWCSTSCEAIAKAIQLAEETGSLIDSTANVCHGPSALAAQEKGSPGASLGVIKNRADLIVFWGCNPVHAHPRHMSRYSSFSKGFFSTKGRKGRKMVVIDVRKTDTAKLADKYVEIEQGSDLLLITALRSAVNGHEDVIPETVAGISKEEILELAENLKNAQFSCIFFGMGVTQSRSKYKNGDGVSSLISDLNQHTKSVMIGMRGHYNVTGFGQVATWETGFPMAIDFARGFPYYNPGETGANDVLVREEADAAIISAADPGAHFPQKAVRHLAKIPVIQIDPYANPTTEIADVVIPAAVVGIEAEGTAYRMDAIPLRMKKLIDTEFKTDEQIAKDLIAKVRELKEGA
- a CDS encoding formylmethanofuran dehydrogenase subunit A, which produces MRMSEILIKNANVCDPAQGINCETMDLCIRDGKIVESVSESAKVIDAAGRLTMAGGFDGHTHSAGKINVGRFMNPNDARRTLVPGLSGPEAMTEKTRAQVGYNTPNTYAIGYRYAKLGYTTICEAAIPMLAARHTHEEFKEIPILDKMGLSLFGSNWQVMEYIRDKEPEKLAAYVAWGLKASRGYGVKIVNAGGGEAWGWGKNVSGLYDPVPNFDVTPAEILMGLAEANEKLQLPHSVHVHCNNLGKPGNYETTIETMKMFEKVKPVVDRQALHVTHVQFNAYAGTSWRDFETGAPMVADYLNGANHLTFDLGQVIFGPAVTMTADGPVEYANSRMLHEKWSNQDIELEDASGVVPLSYSPKSFINAVQWAIGIELALLVEDPWKIMFTTDSPNGGSFVNYPEAFTYLMSAKKREQVISGFGKMALDRMVLPGLDRELSFYELAIMTRSMQSKMYSRPEKGNLKVGSDADVAIYDIITSDIDPSVEHEKVKQAFSGAAYTLKDGKVVVKDGKIEATPMGRTYWVNAKVPADIDSAMNKDTDIKFKKYYTVSKSNYMVEDSYLPNPVEISTEGEF